A genome region from Chengkuizengella sp. SCS-71B includes the following:
- a CDS encoding Asp23/Gls24 family envelope stress response protein: MSSTKTLTNLELERKELGRVHIVPEVVEIIAGMATIEVDGVASMSGGIAGGIAEWIGRKNLSKGIKVEVGEREVIVDVSIIVEYGKEIPVIASNIQGNVKEAIHSMTGLVVVEVNVNVHGVDLEQEDKKDIVD; this comes from the coding sequence ATGTCTTCTACAAAAACATTAACGAATTTGGAGCTTGAAAGAAAAGAGCTTGGAAGAGTGCACATTGTTCCCGAAGTTGTAGAAATCATAGCAGGAATGGCAACAATTGAAGTTGATGGTGTCGCAAGTATGAGTGGTGGGATAGCAGGGGGAATCGCAGAGTGGATCGGACGCAAAAATCTTTCTAAAGGGATTAAAGTGGAAGTTGGTGAAAGGGAAGTCATCGTTGATGTTTCTATTATTGTTGAATATGGAAAAGAGATTCCTGTTATTGCTTCGAACATCCAAGGAAATGTAAAAGAAGCAATTCATTCAATGACTGGTCTTGTTGTAGTAGAAGTAAATGTAAATGTACATGGTGTTGATCTTGAACAAGAAGATAAAAAGGATATTGTGGATTAA
- the gcvPB gene encoding aminomethyl-transferring glycine dehydrogenase subunit GcvPB: MKPEKKLIFELSKPGRVAYSLPECDVPQVSLNDVIPESMQRSKAAELPEVYEVDVIRHYTELSRLNFGIDNGFYPLGSCTMKYNPKINEDTARFPGFAKIHPHQPEESIQGALELLYTLQNDLAVLTGMDQVTLQPAAGAHGEWTGLMMIRAYHESRGEKRTKVIVPDSSHGTNPASATTAGYETITIKSDERGMVDLDALRNAVGDDTAALMLTNPSTLGLFEQEIVEIANIVHEAGGLLYYDGANSNAIMGITRPGDMGFDVVHLNLHKTMSTPHGGGGPGSGPVGVKSKLIPFLPKPIVNKKEDGSFYWDYDRPQSIGRVKAYYGNFGILVRAYTYMRTYGPDGLKRVSEVAVINANYMMHRLAPYYEVAYPGVCKHEFVLSGRKLKQYGVRTLDVAKRLLDFGYHPPTIYFPLNVEECIMIEPTETESKETLDGFIDTMIQIAKEAEENPEIVIKAPYDTVVKRLDETTAARKPVLNCSCG; encoded by the coding sequence ATGAAACCCGAAAAAAAATTGATTTTTGAACTTAGTAAACCAGGACGTGTTGCTTATTCTTTACCAGAATGTGATGTGCCTCAAGTATCTCTAAACGATGTTATACCAGAATCAATGCAACGAAGCAAAGCTGCTGAGTTGCCGGAGGTCTATGAAGTAGATGTTATTAGACATTACACAGAATTATCAAGATTAAACTTTGGGATCGATAATGGTTTTTATCCACTAGGGTCTTGTACGATGAAATACAATCCTAAAATCAATGAAGATACTGCTCGTTTTCCAGGGTTTGCTAAGATTCATCCTCATCAGCCAGAAGAAAGTATTCAAGGCGCACTTGAATTGCTTTACACTCTTCAAAATGATTTAGCTGTATTAACTGGAATGGATCAAGTTACGCTACAACCTGCTGCCGGTGCACATGGAGAATGGACTGGGCTAATGATGATTCGGGCTTATCATGAAAGCCGTGGAGAAAAAAGAACAAAGGTTATTGTTCCCGATTCTTCTCATGGAACAAATCCTGCAAGTGCAACTACAGCTGGCTATGAAACGATTACGATAAAATCTGATGAGCGTGGAATGGTTGACTTAGACGCTTTACGTAATGCTGTAGGTGACGATACTGCTGCATTGATGCTCACAAATCCAAGTACACTAGGATTATTCGAACAAGAAATTGTAGAAATCGCAAATATCGTTCATGAAGCAGGCGGATTGTTATATTACGATGGTGCAAATTCAAATGCCATTATGGGGATAACTCGCCCAGGTGATATGGGTTTTGATGTAGTACATTTAAATCTTCATAAAACAATGAGTACTCCTCATGGCGGTGGGGGTCCTGGTTCTGGTCCAGTTGGAGTGAAGAGTAAACTGATCCCGTTTCTACCAAAACCTATTGTTAATAAAAAAGAAGACGGCTCATTCTATTGGGATTATGATCGTCCTCAATCCATCGGTCGTGTAAAAGCATACTATGGAAATTTCGGTATTCTTGTTCGCGCATATACGTATATGCGCACATATGGACCAGACGGATTAAAACGTGTGTCTGAAGTAGCTGTTATCAATGCTAACTATATGATGCATCGTTTAGCACCATATTACGAGGTTGCTTATCCTGGAGTTTGTAAGCATGAGTTCGTATTATCTGGTAGAAAGTTAAAACAGTATGGTGTACGTACACTAGATGTTGCTAAAAGATTGCTTGATTTTGGATATCATCCACCAACGATCTACTTCCCTCTTAATGTTGAAGAATGTATTATGATTGAACCAACGGAAACGGAAAGCAAAGAAACACTTGATGGGTTTATTGACACCATGATTCAAATCGCTAAAGAAGCTGAAGAAAATCCTGAAATAGTTATCAAGGCTCCGTATGATACGGTTGTAAAACGTTTAGATGAAACAACAGCCGCACGAAAACCTGTATTAAACTGTTCTTGTGGTTAA
- the gcvPA gene encoding aminomethyl-transferring glycine dehydrogenase subunit GcvPA, protein MKKHRYIPMTEQDQSDMLATIGADSVEELFSDIPESIQYKGTMPMSEALSEPDLLKHMSELAERNAHFEQNPCFLGAGIYDHHIPVVINHMISRSEFYTAYTPYQPEISQGELQAIFEFQSYICELTDMKVANASMYDGATALAEAAALASGATRRKRIVVSKTVHPEAREILQTTAHGLGLEIAEVGFKNGVTNVDELKTLINEDTAAVLIQSPNFFGCIEDVRSIEPLVHEKKALLALSVNPMSLGLLESPGKLGADIVVGDAQPLGIPAALGGPTCGFFAVTEKLMRRIPGRVVGQTTDTDGKRGFVLTLQAREQHIRREKATSNICSNQALLALCASIYMTTMGKAGMQEVAQLNINKSHYAAKRFSESGKLAFDAPFFNEFVVKLPEGTDVNTVNSKLIEKGYIGGFDLGSSYPDLKGHMLLAVTERRTKDEIDGFIRELEEII, encoded by the coding sequence ATGAAAAAGCATCGATATATACCGATGACAGAACAAGATCAAAGTGACATGCTCGCTACGATCGGTGCGGATTCCGTCGAAGAATTATTTTCAGATATACCTGAATCTATTCAATATAAAGGAACTATGCCGATGTCAGAAGCGTTAAGTGAGCCTGACTTATTAAAGCATATGAGTGAATTAGCTGAAAGAAATGCACACTTTGAACAAAATCCTTGCTTTTTAGGCGCAGGTATCTATGATCATCACATTCCAGTTGTCATTAACCATATGATCTCTCGTTCTGAATTTTACACGGCATATACACCTTATCAACCTGAAATTAGTCAGGGTGAGTTACAGGCCATCTTTGAATTTCAATCCTATATTTGTGAATTAACAGATATGAAGGTTGCAAATGCTAGTATGTACGATGGCGCTACCGCGTTAGCTGAAGCGGCAGCCTTAGCTAGTGGAGCCACAAGACGTAAACGTATTGTCGTTTCCAAAACAGTTCATCCTGAAGCTCGTGAAATATTACAAACAACTGCACATGGTTTAGGACTTGAAATCGCAGAAGTTGGATTTAAAAATGGCGTAACAAATGTTGATGAACTTAAAACATTAATTAATGAAGATACTGCTGCTGTTTTGATTCAATCTCCAAACTTTTTTGGTTGTATTGAAGATGTTAGAAGCATTGAACCTTTAGTGCATGAGAAAAAAGCTTTACTTGCCCTTAGTGTGAATCCAATGTCCCTTGGGTTATTAGAATCTCCTGGTAAACTTGGTGCAGATATTGTAGTTGGTGATGCACAACCGTTAGGTATCCCTGCTGCACTTGGTGGTCCAACATGTGGATTTTTCGCGGTAACTGAAAAATTAATGAGACGTATACCTGGTAGAGTTGTAGGTCAAACCACAGATACAGATGGGAAACGTGGATTTGTATTAACTTTGCAAGCGCGAGAGCAACATATTCGTCGTGAAAAAGCAACATCTAATATATGTTCCAACCAAGCTTTGCTTGCTTTATGTGCATCTATTTATATGACTACAATGGGGAAAGCTGGAATGCAAGAAGTAGCTCAGTTAAACATAAATAAATCTCATTATGCTGCAAAACGATTCTCTGAGTCTGGAAAACTTGCCTTTGATGCCCCATTTTTTAATGAGTTTGTAGTAAAACTTCCTGAAGGAACGGACGTAAATACAGTCAATTCTAAATTAATAGAAAAAGGTTATATCGGTGGATTTGATCTAGGATCTTCTTATCCTGATTTAAAAGGACATATGTTGTTAGCTGTTACTGAACGAAGAACAAAAGATGAAATTGATGGATTCATCCGTGAACTGGAGGAAATCATATGA
- the gcvT gene encoding glycine cleavage system aminomethyltransferase GcvT, which yields MSELKRTPLFNLYEKYPTARCIDFGGWELPVQFFGIQKEHEAVRNQAGLFDVSHMGEFIVTGKDAEHFIQHMTTNDVTKLNLNQAQYTLMCYPDGGVVDDLLVYKISENEFMLVVNASNIDKDLEWLQKHITGNVTIENKSDQTALLALQGPNAEKILSRVTADDIHSLSPFHFIQQAKVCGAEVLLSRTGYTGEDGFEIYCSSEDASKVWEGLLNSCEPEELTPVGLGARDTLRFEARLPLYGQELSKDITPLEASLGFFVKLDKGEFIGSKALTEQKQQGVSRKLVGIEMIDRGIPRHGYSVFVDDKNIGNVTTGTQSPTLKRNLGLAILDIDYTKLDTEVWVEIRGKKLKAKVIKAPFYKRPKVKKEGE from the coding sequence ATGAGTGAATTAAAAAGAACTCCTTTGTTTAACTTATATGAAAAGTATCCAACTGCACGTTGTATTGATTTCGGAGGCTGGGAATTACCTGTTCAATTTTTCGGGATTCAAAAAGAACATGAAGCTGTCAGAAACCAAGCTGGACTTTTTGATGTTTCTCATATGGGTGAATTTATCGTAACAGGTAAAGACGCTGAGCATTTTATTCAGCATATGACAACAAACGATGTAACAAAGTTGAATTTGAATCAAGCTCAATACACATTAATGTGTTATCCCGATGGTGGAGTCGTTGATGATTTGTTAGTATATAAAATCAGCGAAAACGAATTCATGTTAGTTGTTAATGCTTCGAATATTGACAAAGATTTAGAATGGTTACAAAAACACATTACAGGGAACGTAACCATTGAGAATAAATCAGATCAAACTGCATTATTAGCACTTCAAGGACCTAATGCTGAAAAAATCCTATCTCGTGTTACTGCTGATGATATTCATTCCCTATCCCCTTTCCACTTCATTCAACAAGCGAAAGTATGCGGTGCAGAAGTACTACTATCTCGAACTGGGTACACTGGTGAAGACGGTTTTGAAATTTATTGCTCATCGGAAGACGCATCGAAAGTATGGGAAGGTCTATTAAATTCATGTGAACCCGAAGAACTCACTCCTGTTGGATTAGGTGCACGTGATACACTCCGTTTTGAAGCAAGGTTACCCCTTTATGGTCAAGAACTATCCAAAGACATCACACCATTAGAAGCAAGTCTAGGTTTTTTCGTTAAATTAGATAAAGGTGAATTTATAGGAAGCAAAGCATTAACAGAACAAAAACAACAAGGTGTGTCAAGAAAATTAGTTGGCATTGAAATGATAGATAGAGGGATTCCTCGTCATGGATATTCCGTATTTGTAGATGATAAAAACATTGGAAATGTAACTACAGGTACACAATCCCCTACTTTAAAAAGAAATCTTGGTTTAGCTATCTTAGATATAGATTACACAAAATTAGATACAGAGGTATGGGTGGAAATTAGAGGTAAAAAATTAAAAGCCAAAGTAATTAAAGCCCCTTTCTATAAAAGACCAAAAGTGAAGAAAGAAGGAGAATAA
- the gcvH gene encoding glycine cleavage system protein GcvH: MSELRENLAYSEDHEWTLSVEGQVVRIGITDYAQEQLGDIVFVEFPEVGDSFSEGDVMGTIESVKTVSEIYYPVSGKVTKINDILEGEPEKVNAEPYDGGWLVEVEVEGDVKEALSKLLTAEGYRAVIE, translated from the coding sequence ATGAGTGAATTAAGAGAAAATTTAGCGTACAGCGAAGACCACGAATGGACATTATCAGTAGAAGGACAAGTTGTACGAATTGGAATTACTGATTATGCACAAGAACAGTTGGGAGATATTGTGTTTGTAGAGTTTCCTGAAGTTGGAGACAGTTTCTCCGAAGGTGATGTAATGGGGACTATTGAGTCAGTAAAAACGGTGTCTGAAATTTATTATCCCGTATCTGGTAAAGTTACAAAAATTAACGATATCTTAGAAGGCGAGCCAGAAAAAGTGAACGCAGAACCTTATGACGGTGGCTGGTTAGTTGAAGTTGAAGTTGAAGGTGATGTAAAAGAAGCATTGAGTAAACTACTTACTGCTGAAGGTTATCGTGCTGTGATTGAATAA
- a CDS encoding DUF421 domain-containing protein — translation MDFIKDFLILLLRVVTSFPLLLMMVLYMGKRSVGEIPVFDFVIIITIGAVVGADIGDLKVEHISTIVAVLLIGLLQRIVNALMIKSRKFGKWVTFEPTVVIHNGNLLKENLKKERYSIDNILQMLREKDIFNIEDVEMAILESNGKLSVYKKPLKSAVTIEDLGLDLKHNKFSYPIILDGIISEKVLSYIQKDMKWLETQLQNQSVRIEDVFFASVNENSEIHVSKNSPTQIPPIEH, via the coding sequence TTGGATTTTATTAAAGATTTTTTAATACTTTTATTACGTGTCGTCACCAGTTTCCCTTTACTTTTAATGATGGTACTTTATATGGGGAAAAGATCTGTCGGTGAAATTCCAGTTTTTGATTTTGTCATTATTATTACAATTGGTGCTGTAGTTGGAGCAGACATTGGAGATCTAAAAGTAGAGCACATATCAACAATAGTGGCAGTGCTTTTAATTGGTTTGTTACAGCGTATTGTGAATGCCTTAATGATTAAAAGTAGGAAATTTGGTAAATGGGTTACTTTTGAACCTACTGTAGTCATTCATAATGGAAATTTATTAAAAGAGAATTTGAAGAAGGAACGTTATTCTATTGATAATATTCTTCAAATGTTGCGAGAAAAAGATATATTTAATATTGAAGATGTTGAGATGGCGATATTAGAATCAAATGGTAAGTTGTCGGTGTACAAGAAACCATTGAAGTCAGCCGTCACTATAGAAGATCTTGGGCTAGATTTAAAACATAACAAATTTTCTTACCCCATTATATTAGATGGGATCATTTCTGAAAAAGTATTATCTTATATTCAAAAAGACATGAAGTGGTTGGAGACCCAGCTTCAAAATCAAAGTGTACGAATAGAAGATGTATTTTTTGCTTCTGTGAATGAGAACTCAGAAATTCATGTGTCTAAAAATTCACCCACTCAAATTCCTCCAATAGAACATTAA
- the aepX gene encoding phosphoenolpyruvate mutase, giving the protein MEKTTQLKQILTSKELDFIMEAHNGLSATIVQETGFKGIWASGLSISASMGVRDNNEASWTQVLEILEFMSDATSIPILFDGDTGFGNFNNARRLVKKLEQRKIAGVCIEDKLFPKTNSFINAATQPLADIDEFSGKIKAMKDAQTDDDFIVVARVEAFITGWGLEEALKRAEAYRQAGADAILIHSKRSDFKEIESFMQEWSGRLPIVLVPTKYYTTPTELFKDAGANLVIWANHNLRASIDAIKNISEMIYRDESIYRAENLVAALEEVFRLQNSNELDLAERKYLPKKNITEKKL; this is encoded by the coding sequence ATGGAAAAAACTACACAATTAAAACAAATCCTCACTTCAAAAGAGCTGGATTTTATTATGGAAGCTCATAACGGTTTATCAGCTACCATTGTACAAGAAACTGGGTTTAAAGGAATATGGGCAAGTGGTTTATCGATCTCAGCTTCGATGGGAGTTAGAGACAATAATGAGGCTTCTTGGACTCAAGTGTTGGAGATTTTAGAGTTTATGAGTGATGCTACATCTATTCCAATTCTATTTGATGGAGATACAGGTTTCGGTAATTTTAACAATGCAAGGCGACTAGTAAAAAAATTAGAACAACGTAAAATTGCAGGGGTATGTATAGAAGATAAATTGTTTCCAAAAACGAATTCATTTATTAATGCAGCAACTCAACCACTTGCAGACATTGATGAATTTTCCGGCAAAATTAAAGCAATGAAAGATGCTCAAACAGATGATGATTTCATTGTTGTAGCCAGAGTGGAAGCGTTTATCACAGGTTGGGGATTAGAAGAAGCATTGAAACGTGCAGAAGCTTATCGTCAAGCAGGAGCGGATGCGATACTTATTCATAGCAAAAGATCGGATTTTAAAGAGATTGAATCGTTTATGCAAGAATGGTCAGGCAGGTTGCCAATTGTGTTAGTCCCTACGAAATATTACACTACTCCTACTGAACTGTTTAAGGATGCAGGCGCTAATTTAGTGATTTGGGCGAATCACAATCTGAGAGCCTCCATTGATGCAATAAAAAATATTTCTGAAATGATTTATCGAGACGAAAGTATATACCGTGCAGAAAACCTGGTAGCTGCCCTCGAAGAGGTTTTTAGGCTGCAAAATTCAAATGAGCTCGATTTAGCGGAACGTAAATATCTCCCTAAAAAAAATATAACTGAAAAAAAATTATAG
- a CDS encoding YheC/YheD family protein, translating to MFTLGKIRKHKWAKYQFMIKNEDLIPYMPETYLMDKEVFGVFLNKYEDVILKPSKGSRGRGVILVSAEGNNRYKIHSEDHIVTKKGREKTYKYLKDKIDNYIIQQSIFRPTINDCPFDFRVITQRKKDSNRWVVTGKVAKVAGEGFIVSNITRSKGHVLPASAAIQMSTISNLPYKSLLRKIDRVALASAHHLVKYYKKNRIFGLDIALDQNGHVWILEANLKPFTSHFKMLEDKSMYRRIKRYKSS from the coding sequence GTGTTTACGCTGGGGAAAATAAGAAAACATAAATGGGCTAAATATCAGTTTATGATAAAAAATGAAGACTTGATTCCATATATGCCTGAAACATACTTAATGGATAAAGAGGTTTTTGGTGTATTTCTCAATAAATATGAAGATGTAATATTAAAACCATCCAAAGGGAGTAGAGGACGTGGAGTTATTTTAGTGTCTGCAGAAGGAAATAATCGGTATAAAATTCATAGTGAAGATCATATTGTTACAAAAAAGGGGAGAGAAAAAACCTATAAGTATTTGAAAGATAAAATCGATAATTATATTATTCAACAAAGTATCTTCAGACCTACCATTAATGATTGTCCTTTTGACTTTAGAGTGATTACGCAAAGGAAGAAAGATTCAAATAGATGGGTTGTTACTGGCAAGGTAGCAAAAGTTGCTGGGGAAGGCTTTATTGTTTCTAACATAACGAGGAGTAAAGGGCATGTTTTACCAGCCAGTGCAGCTATTCAGATGTCTACAATTAGTAATCTTCCATATAAATCACTACTTAGGAAAATAGATAGAGTAGCTTTAGCTTCAGCTCACCACTTAGTTAAATATTATAAGAAAAATCGTATTTTTGGATTAGATATAGCATTGGATCAGAATGGTCATGTATGGATTCTTGAAGCTAACTTAAAACCATTCACCTCACATTTTAAAATGCTTGAGGATAAAAGTATGTATCGAAGGATTAAGAGATATAAAAGTAGTTAA
- the aepY gene encoding phosphonopyruvate decarboxylase: MDTKEFGDELKKLNFLKYIGVPCSFLKSLINYAMNECEYIAATNEGEAVAIASGISIGGIKPVVLMQNSGLSNAVSPLTSLIFPFRIPFLGFVSLRGEEGISDEPQHELMGQITTKMLDLMQIEWQYLSTHLDEAIQQLYYANHCLDNNRCFFFVVRKDTFSKEKLKKEQLLTHVNHLKLDCHSNNQVPSRFESLKVINELKDHQTIQIATTGKTGRELYEIEDAYNNLYMVGSMGCVSSIGLGLALSRPDNNIIVLDGDGSLLMRMGCLASNGYNHPSNMLHILLDNHAYESTGAQSTVSHNVDFINIAASCGYVNSIYVHNLNELKKEINVWKDNKGLTFLYLKISKESKSKLGRPSIKPYEVKERLMHFMSN, from the coding sequence ATTGATACAAAAGAGTTTGGAGATGAATTAAAAAAATTAAATTTTTTAAAGTATATTGGCGTCCCTTGTTCTTTCCTAAAAAGTTTAATAAATTATGCAATGAATGAATGTGAATACATTGCTGCAACAAATGAAGGGGAAGCAGTAGCGATAGCGTCAGGCATTTCAATAGGAGGTATTAAACCAGTTGTTCTTATGCAGAATTCCGGATTATCAAACGCTGTTTCTCCATTAACATCTCTAATATTTCCCTTTCGAATCCCATTTCTTGGTTTCGTGAGTTTACGAGGGGAGGAAGGGATTTCTGATGAACCACAACATGAATTAATGGGTCAGATAACGACAAAAATGCTTGATTTAATGCAGATCGAATGGCAATATTTATCCACCCATTTAGATGAAGCGATCCAGCAACTATACTATGCAAACCATTGTTTGGACAATAATCGTTGTTTTTTCTTCGTCGTAAGAAAAGATACGTTTTCAAAAGAAAAATTAAAAAAAGAGCAATTACTTACTCATGTTAATCATCTAAAATTAGACTGTCACTCAAACAATCAAGTTCCTTCTAGGTTTGAGTCTTTGAAAGTAATTAATGAATTAAAAGATCATCAGACCATTCAAATTGCTACAACAGGAAAAACCGGAAGAGAATTATATGAAATCGAAGATGCATACAATAATTTATATATGGTTGGTTCAATGGGATGTGTTAGCTCAATAGGGTTAGGTTTAGCTTTATCTCGACCTGACAACAACATCATTGTTCTTGATGGGGACGGTTCTTTACTAATGAGGATGGGGTGTTTAGCTTCGAATGGTTATAATCACCCATCAAATATGCTTCATATATTATTAGATAATCATGCTTATGAATCTACTGGAGCACAAAGTACAGTATCACATAATGTTGATTTTATAAATATTGCTGCTTCATGTGGATATGTAAATTCAATTTATGTACACAACTTAAACGAACTAAAAAAAGAAATAAATGTTTGGAAAGATAATAAAGGATTAACTTTTTTATATTTAAAAATTTCCAAAGAATCTAAAAGTAAGTTAGGACGTCCTTCGAT